A genomic window from Glycine soja cultivar W05 chromosome 10, ASM419377v2, whole genome shotgun sequence includes:
- the LOC114371652 gene encoding uncharacterized protein LOC114371652, which translates to MDEFIDERQSAFIKGRHILHGILILNEVVEEAMRSKKPAMIFKVDFEKAYDSVSWSFLDYMLLRLGFCQKWRRWISACLHSATISVLINGSPSKEFNPSRGLRKGDPLAPLLFNIIGEGLTGMMREANVHAIKALLRGFELASGLKINFAKSQFGIIGGGVNWGLAAANILNCSQMNYPFHYLGIPIGANPSSLMNEGGLGIKDISKFNVALMGRWIWAFASGQQQLWVRVLISKYGGWPEFQHDTDKRGFSHWWRDLRKIFHQSDHNIFKHQLTWKVGCGETIKFWTDKWLGEDYTLEQKYNQLFLISRQQNSLISNMGEFNHDSWEWNLRWRRNLFDHESDLAVQFMEEIYFVPIQRHIKDSMLWLAEPHGQYTTKSAYRLCINPRLDQTYLREVAKEKKHRLLTMLECDEHDARP; encoded by the exons atggatgaattcattgatgaAAGACAGTCAGCTTTCATTAAAGGAAGACATATACTTCATGGGATCCTGATTCTTAATGAGGTGGTGGAGGAAGCAATGAGAAGCAAGAAGCCAGCAATGATTTTCAAggtggattttgaaaaggcCTATGACTCAGTGTCTTGGTCCTTCTTGGATTATATGTTGCTTAGATTGGGTTTCTGCCAAAAATGGAGAAGATGGATCTCAGCTTGCCTACATTCAGCAACCATATCAGTTTTGATTAATGGTAGCCCATCTAAGGAGTTCAACCCCTCAAGAGGCTTGAGGAAAGGAGATCCTTTAGCCCCCTTGCTCTTCAATATAATTGGGGAAGGTCTCACTGGTATGATGAGGGAAGCA AATGTTCATGCTATAAAGGCCCTACTTAGAGGCTTTGAATTGGCTTCTGGCTTGAAGATTAACTTTGCTAAAAGTCAATTCGGGATCATAGGAGGTGGAGTTAATTGGGGTTTGGCAGCAGCTAATATCCTGAACTGCAGTCAAATGAATTACCCCTTTCACTATTTAGGCATTCCCATTGGTGCCAATCCTTCCAGTCTGATG AATGAGGGGGGATTgggtataaaggatatttcGAAGTTCAATGTAGCCTTGATGGGTAGATGGATATGGGCTTTTGCATCTGGTCAGCAGCAGCTTTGGGTAAGAGTTCTAATCTCTAAATATGGTGGATGGCCTGAGTTCCAGCATGATACAGATAAGAGGGGATTTTCTCATTGGTGGAGGGACCTTAGAAAGATATTTCACCAGTCAGATCACAATATCTTCAAGCACCAATTGACTTGGAAAGTGGGATGTGGGGAAACAATCAAGTTCTGGACAGACAAGTGGCTAGGGGAAGATTATACCCTTGAACAGAAATATAATCAGCTTTTTCTGATTAGTAGGCAGCAAAATTCTCTCATCTCAAATATGGGAGAATTTAATCATGATAGCTGGGAATGGAACCTTAGATGGAGAAGGAACTTATTTGATCATGAAAGTGATTTAGCTGTGCAGTTTATGGAAGAAATCTACTTTGTCCCTATACAGCGACATATCAAAGACTCTATGTTGTGGTTGGCTGAACCCCATGGCCAATATACTACTAAATCAGCTTATAGATTGTGCATTAACCCCA GATTAGACCAAACATACCTACGTGAGGTggcgaaggagaagaagcacaGACTTCTGACGATGCTCGAGTGCGACGAACACGATGCTCGACCTTAG